In Cicer arietinum cultivar CDC Frontier isolate Library 1 chromosome 1, Cicar.CDCFrontier_v2.0, whole genome shotgun sequence, one DNA window encodes the following:
- the LOC101491607 gene encoding uncharacterized protein: MARGASQSQSATTTSSRPGGVVAPRGSAAATAGMRRRRLGSGNTTASVGGSSGGGNNMLRFYTDDAPGLKISPTVVLVMSLCFIGFVTALHVFGKLYRYKSGGGV; this comes from the coding sequence ATGGCCAGAGGTGCTTCTCAGTCTCAATCGGCTACCACCACCTCCTCCAGACCAGGAGGAGTCGTAGCTCCCCGCGGCTCTGCTGCCGCCACCGCCGGCATGCGCCGTCGTCGTCTTGGCTCTGGAAACACCACTGCCAGCGTCGGAGGTAGTTCCGGTGGAGGCAACAACATGCTGAGATTCTACACCGACGATGCTCCGGGGCTGAAGATATCGCCGACGGTTGTTTTGGTTATGAGCCTCTGCTTCATCGGTTTCGTCACCGCGCTTCACGTGTTCGGGAAGCTGTATCGTTACAAATCTGGCGGTGGTGTATGA